Proteins from one Zavarzinia compransoris genomic window:
- a CDS encoding GIY-YIG nuclease family protein, with protein sequence MNTIRATMTRRLLGEASGPLAGIYVVTHRTTGKRYVGQSVSIATRWKDHLSGQGNSPKLAAALRKHGPDAFGFEIVELCAREELNDRECFYIWGFDCLSPKGYNLTSGGGQAQCYTTEARAKLSSSLRSSDNFKAAMRRLRADPDVQARRLEASRRATATPEWKKDNREKMARLRDDPQWRASSTEQLSRIRADPETEARRLAGLRRVHSDPSFQARRIEAIRNSEAVRRAHADLTTYMIVNVRTGERDTGTRLDFRGRHGISSTCFGDLLRGKQKTARGWRLALPEEL encoded by the coding sequence ATGAACACGATCCGCGCCACGATGACCCGCCGTCTGCTGGGCGAAGCCTCCGGCCCGCTCGCCGGAATCTACGTTGTCACGCATCGCACGACCGGGAAGCGGTACGTGGGTCAGTCCGTGAGCATCGCCACCCGCTGGAAGGATCACCTGTCTGGACAAGGAAACAGCCCGAAGCTCGCCGCCGCTTTGCGAAAGCACGGCCCGGACGCCTTCGGGTTTGAGATCGTGGAGCTATGCGCCCGCGAGGAGCTGAACGACCGGGAATGCTTCTACATCTGGGGCTTCGACTGCCTGAGCCCGAAGGGATACAACCTCACCTCCGGTGGAGGGCAAGCGCAGTGCTACACGACAGAAGCACGGGCGAAGTTGTCAAGCTCTCTGCGCAGCTCAGACAACTTCAAAGCGGCCATGCGCCGCCTTCGCGCGGACCCGGACGTGCAAGCCCGCCGCCTCGAAGCCTCCCGGCGGGCAACCGCAACGCCAGAGTGGAAGAAGGACAACCGGGAGAAAATGGCCCGCCTTCGGGATGATCCCCAGTGGCGGGCAAGCAGCACTGAACAGCTCTCCCGCATCCGCGCAGACCCTGAAACGGAGGCCCGTCGCCTTGCTGGGCTTCGTCGCGTCCACTCCGACCCGAGTTTTCAGGCCCGGCGCATCGAGGCCATACGCAACTCGGAGGCTGTCCGCCGGGCGCACGCTGATCTGACAACTTACATGATCGTCAACGTCAGGACCGGCGAGCGCGACACCGGCACGCGCCTAGACTTCCGCGGGCGGCACGGCATCAGCAGCACTTGCTTTGGCGACCTACTGCGGGGGAAGCAGAAAACCGCCCGCGGCTGGCGGTTGGCCTTGCCCGAGGAGCTGTAA
- a CDS encoding PBSX family phage terminase large subunit, whose product MSSPPNNIIAPTPFQARVLAVPEDHFLFLGGGRGGGKSFGLQLLILRHCDQYKNRARVLVTRRRLKSLLQFAEETRALLRSAYGREVAYNMNDNVFRLPNGATITLTHVESSSALSDVAQGHSYSLIVVDEAGEGPGMDVIDQLGLSLRAPGVPLRMVLAGNPGGQNHSALAERYVTARTPWAPFEFGGNTWVYAPSVVDDNPHLPEAYRRNFEVLKHTDPALYRAHREGDWSALTGDFFSGSWQHSRAVFDHHEVPPDLFTSLKLGIDWGSAAPMAAVLGGQLAFDVRLSDDRVMPRGSWVIYDEHAEFDPRNIARGTGRSPSQIAPALHAMCARSGVRARGVIDAAAEAKTAGRHEDSISDLFRAAGVRVTPARKGARVPRFEVIKQLMVQGEFFVASRCRFWLSTVPALPRDPRRPEDVDTSANDHMLDATSYLISGASQGVVSVGDFAGPPPRLPDTGDRIMYV is encoded by the coding sequence ATGTCCAGCCCACCTAACAACATCATTGCCCCGACCCCGTTCCAGGCGCGCGTGCTCGCCGTCCCGGAAGATCATTTCTTGTTCCTTGGCGGGGGCCGCGGGGGCGGCAAGTCCTTCGGCCTGCAACTGCTCATCCTGCGGCACTGCGACCAGTACAAGAACCGCGCCCGCGTCCTCGTGACCCGCCGCCGGTTGAAGTCGCTGCTTCAGTTCGCGGAGGAAACCCGCGCGCTGCTGCGCTCCGCCTATGGGCGTGAGGTCGCCTACAACATGAACGACAACGTGTTCAGGCTCCCGAACGGGGCCACGATCACGCTGACGCACGTTGAATCGAGTTCGGCCCTGAGTGACGTTGCGCAGGGTCACTCATACAGCCTGATCGTGGTCGATGAAGCGGGCGAAGGTCCGGGCATGGACGTAATCGACCAGCTCGGGCTATCGCTGCGCGCGCCGGGCGTCCCGCTTCGCATGGTCTTGGCCGGGAACCCCGGCGGGCAGAATCACAGCGCCCTCGCTGAACGCTACGTGACCGCGCGGACCCCTTGGGCTCCGTTCGAGTTCGGCGGCAACACTTGGGTCTATGCGCCCAGCGTGGTCGATGACAACCCGCACCTGCCGGAGGCGTACCGCCGCAACTTCGAGGTCTTGAAACACACCGACCCGGCGCTGTACCGGGCGCACCGTGAGGGCGATTGGTCCGCGCTGACGGGAGACTTCTTCAGCGGGTCATGGCAGCACTCGCGCGCCGTGTTCGATCATCACGAGGTCCCGCCCGACTTGTTCACCTCGTTGAAGCTCGGCATCGACTGGGGCAGCGCCGCACCGATGGCCGCTGTGCTGGGCGGTCAGCTCGCCTTCGATGTTCGCCTGAGCGATGACCGGGTGATGCCGCGGGGCTCGTGGGTCATCTACGATGAACACGCGGAGTTCGACCCGCGCAACATCGCCCGCGGCACGGGCCGTTCGCCGTCGCAGATTGCGCCCGCCCTTCACGCCATGTGCGCCCGCTCCGGTGTCCGCGCGCGGGGCGTCATCGACGCCGCCGCCGAAGCCAAGACCGCCGGGCGTCACGAGGACAGCATCAGCGATCTATTCCGCGCCGCCGGTGTGCGGGTCACGCCCGCTCGCAAGGGGGCGCGCGTCCCGCGCTTCGAGGTCATCAAGCAACTGATGGTGCAGGGGGAGTTCTTCGTGGCCTCGCGCTGCCGGTTCTGGCTCTCCACCGTCCCGGCTCTGCCGCGCGATCCGCGCCGCCCAGAGGACGTGGACACCTCCGCGAACGATCACATGCTGGATGCCACGTCATATTTGATCAGTGGGGCTTCGCAGGGTGTCGTGAGCGTGGGCGACTTCGCCGGACCTCCGCCGCGCCTGCCCGACACGGGGGACCGGATCATGTATGTGTGA
- a CDS encoding recombinase family protein has translation MARFILYARRALDTDPATEDQFAPLRAFCAAAGHEVVAEYADENIDTRAARDPRPYLDRAIFDTLRGAADGIAAVSFDRLARSVGDLEKLLRELSVAGAGLYVADLDLDTRTPAGAAILRAVAAVVTFDKAVRVEALRRGHRKARAKGVKIGAPRMSRSLEDKIAALLKAGVKPDRVRTITHAGKSAIYRIRKDLEAAAALATEEAEA, from the coding sequence ATGGCCCGCTTCATCCTGTACGCCCGCCGGGCACTCGACACCGACCCCGCCACTGAGGACCAGTTCGCCCCGCTCCGCGCCTTCTGCGCCGCTGCTGGGCATGAGGTGGTTGCTGAGTACGCTGACGAGAACATCGACACCCGCGCCGCCCGCGATCCCCGCCCGTACCTTGACCGCGCGATCTTCGACACCCTCCGGGGCGCAGCGGATGGCATCGCTGCTGTTTCGTTCGACCGGCTGGCCCGTAGTGTGGGCGACCTCGAAAAACTGCTCCGCGAGCTGTCCGTGGCTGGCGCTGGCCTGTACGTCGCTGACCTCGACCTCGACACCCGCACGCCCGCCGGGGCCGCGATCCTCCGCGCCGTCGCCGCCGTGGTCACGTTCGACAAGGCTGTGCGCGTAGAGGCCCTGCGCCGGGGCCACCGCAAGGCGAGGGCCAAGGGCGTGAAGATCGGCGCACCTCGCATGTCCCGGAGCCTTGAGGACAAGATCGCCGCGCTGCTCAAGGCCGGGGTGAAGCCCGACCGTGTCCGCACGATCACGCACGCCGGCAAGTCCGCGATCTACCGCATCAGGAAGGACTTGGAAGCCGCCGCCGCCCTCGCCACCGAGGAGGCCGAAGCATGA